In a genomic window of Flavobacteriales bacterium:
- the rpsM gene encoding 30S ribosomal protein S13 — MARIAGIDLPKTKRGAIGLTYIYGIGRSRALEILQAAGVDPDTKVDDWTDDEQARIRQHINEQVKVEGALRSEVQLSIKRLVDIGAWRGQRHRSGLPVRGQRTRTNSRTRKGKRKTVANKKKATK; from the coding sequence GACCAAGCGCGGGGCCATCGGCCTCACCTACATCTATGGCATCGGCCGCAGCAGGGCGCTGGAGATCCTCCAGGCAGCTGGTGTGGACCCCGACACCAAGGTGGACGACTGGACCGATGATGAGCAAGCGCGCATCCGTCAGCACATCAATGAGCAGGTGAAGGTGGAGGGCGCCCTTCGCAGCGAGGTCCAGCTCAGTATCAAGCGCCTGGTCGATATCGGCGCATGGAGGGGCCAGCGCCACCGCAGCGGCCTGCCCGTTCGCGGCCAGCGCACCCGCACCAACAGCCGCACCCGCAAGGGCAAGCGCAAGACCGTGGCCAACAAGAAGAAAGCGACCAAGTAG
- the rpsK gene encoding 30S ribosomal protein S11 codes for MAKQQEGKGGAAAGKKKKKKVVVEAFGQAHIQATFNNLIISLTNNKGEVISWSSSGKQGFRGSKKNTPYAGQVSAEEAAREAFELGLRKVKVFVKGPGGGRESAIRALHNNGVEVTEIVDITPMPHNGCRPPKKRRV; via the coding sequence ATGGCAAAGCAGCAAGAAGGCAAAGGCGGCGCCGCCGCTGGCAAGAAGAAGAAGAAGAAAGTGGTCGTGGAGGCCTTTGGGCAAGCCCACATCCAAGCCACCTTCAACAACCTGATCATCAGCCTCACCAACAACAAGGGCGAGGTGATCAGCTGGTCCTCTTCAGGCAAGCAGGGCTTCCGCGGGAGCAAGAAGAATACCCCGTACGCGGGCCAAGTGAGCGCCGAAGAGGCCGCACGCGAGGCCTTCGAATTGGGCCTGCGCAAAGTGAAGGTGTTCGTGAAGGGGCCTGGCGGCGGACGCGAGAGCGCCATCCGCGCGCTGCACAACAACGGCGTGGAGGTCACCGAGATCGTCGACATCACCCCCATGCCCCATAACGGCTGCCGTCCACCTAAGAAGCGCCGCGTATAA
- the rpsD gene encoding 30S ribosomal protein S4, with product MARYTGPKTRIARKFGEAILGPTKWMERKPHAPGQHGLTKRRGKQSEYSTQLKEKQKAKYTYGILERQFEKMFHTAASKKGITGEVLLQLCEARLDNTVFRLGIAPTRRAARQLVSHGHITVDGGVVTIPSYSLRPGQNVAVREKSRALEAITNSVSVNSRRFDWLEWNPNSLSGKMITMPERAQIPENIREQLIVELYSK from the coding sequence ATGGCACGTTACACAGGACCCAAGACCCGCATCGCCCGCAAATTCGGCGAAGCCATCCTCGGCCCCACGAAATGGATGGAGCGCAAGCCCCATGCACCCGGCCAGCACGGCCTTACCAAGCGCCGCGGCAAGCAGAGTGAATACTCCACGCAGCTGAAGGAGAAGCAGAAGGCCAAGTACACCTATGGCATCCTCGAGCGCCAGTTCGAGAAGATGTTCCACACCGCGGCCAGCAAGAAGGGCATCACCGGTGAGGTATTGCTTCAGCTCTGCGAGGCGCGCCTCGATAACACCGTGTTCCGCTTGGGCATCGCCCCCACGCGCCGTGCCGCTCGCCAGCTAGTGAGCCACGGACATATCACCGTTGATGGTGGTGTGGTTACGATTCCGAGTTATTCGCTTCGCCCTGGCCAAAACGTGGCCGTGCGCGAGAAGAGCCGTGCGCTGGAAGCCATCACCAATAGCGTCTCGGTGAACAGCCGTCGCTTCGACTGGCTCGAATGGAACCCCAACAGCCTGAGCGGCAAGATGATCACCATGCCCGAGCGCGCGCAGATACCGGAGAACATCCGCGAGCAGCTCATCGTGGAATTGTACTCGAAGTAA
- a CDS encoding DNA-directed RNA polymerase subunit alpha, giving the protein MPILEFQRPDKVTMIESDEKRGIFEFRPLEPGYGITIGNSLRRILLSSLEGYAITSVRVEGVDHEFSTIKGVIEDMTEIVLNLKQVRFRRQLEDSSSERVSITISGKDSFTAGDIGRSTTGFQVLNPDLVICHMEPNVKLHIDLVVGKGRGYVPADENKVNAPIGTIFIDSIFTPIKNVKYTVENTRVEEKTDYEKLTIEVVTDGSISPKNALQEAAKILIHHFMLFSDERISLDMEERVQEENFDEDSLHMRQLLKTKLVDMDLSVRALNCLKAADIETLGDLVSYNKNDLLKFRNFGKKSLTELEDLVENKGLSFGMNLGKYKLDKE; this is encoded by the coding sequence ATGCCCATCCTCGAATTCCAGCGCCCCGACAAGGTCACGATGATCGAATCCGACGAGAAGCGCGGCATCTTCGAGTTCCGCCCGCTCGAGCCCGGCTACGGCATCACCATCGGCAACTCGCTGCGTCGCATCCTGCTTTCCAGCCTTGAAGGCTATGCCATCACCAGCGTGCGCGTTGAAGGCGTTGACCATGAGTTCAGCACCATCAAGGGCGTGATCGAGGACATGACCGAGATCGTGCTCAACCTCAAGCAGGTGCGCTTCCGACGCCAGCTCGAGGACAGCAGCAGCGAGCGCGTGAGCATCACCATCAGCGGAAAGGACAGCTTCACTGCAGGCGATATCGGCCGCAGCACCACCGGCTTCCAGGTGCTCAACCCCGACCTGGTGATCTGCCACATGGAGCCGAACGTGAAATTGCACATCGATTTGGTCGTCGGCAAGGGCCGAGGCTACGTGCCCGCCGATGAGAACAAGGTGAACGCCCCCATCGGCACCATCTTCATCGACTCCATCTTCACGCCGATCAAGAACGTGAAGTACACCGTGGAGAATACCCGCGTGGAGGAGAAGACCGATTACGAGAAGCTCACCATCGAGGTGGTCACCGACGGCAGCATCAGCCCGAAGAACGCCTTGCAGGAGGCTGCCAAGATCCTCATCCACCACTTCATGCTCTTCAGCGACGAGCGCATCAGCCTCGATATGGAAGAGCGCGTGCAGGAAGAGAACTTCGACGAGGACAGCCTGCACATGCGCCAGCTCCTGAAGACCAAATTGGTGGACATGGACCTGAGCGTGCGCGCGCTGAACTGCCTCAAGGCGGCCGACATCGAGACCCTCGGCGACCTGGTGAGCTACAACAAGAACGACCTCTTGAAGTTCCGGAACTTCGGGAAGAAGAGCCTCACCGAGCTCGAGGATCTGGTGGAGAACAAGGGCCTGAGCTTCGGGATGAACCTCGGCAAATACAAGCTGGATAAAGAGTGA
- the rplQ gene encoding 50S ribosomal protein L17, with product MRHGNKNNALGRKKAHRDALLSNLAISLIEHKRIETTLAKARALRRYVEPIITRSKDDSTSSRRMVFADLQNKSATAILFRDVAPKVAQRPGGYTRIIKLGNRLGDAAEMAMIELVDFNTLYVKEKAGADAKKTRRSRRSPAAKKAEGEAKPEAGADEAKAE from the coding sequence ATGAGACACGGAAACAAGAACAACGCGCTCGGCCGCAAGAAGGCCCACCGCGACGCGCTGCTGAGCAACCTCGCTATCTCGCTCATCGAGCACAAGCGCATCGAGACCACCTTGGCCAAGGCCCGTGCCCTGCGCCGCTACGTGGAGCCGATCATCACCCGCAGCAAGGACGATAGCACCAGCAGCCGCCGCATGGTCTTCGCCGATCTTCAGAACAAATCGGCCACCGCCATTCTCTTCCGCGACGTAGCCCCCAAAGTGGCGCAACGCCCCGGTGGCTACACCCGCATCATCAAGCTTGGCAACCGCTTGGGCGATGCCGCGGAAATGGCCATGATCGAGCTGGTGGACTTCAACACGCTTTATGTGAAGGAGAAGGCCGGTGCTGACGCCAAGAAGACCCGTCGCAGCCGTCGCAGCCCCGCTGCCAAGAAGGCCGAAGGGGAAGCGAAGCCGGAAGCTGGCGCCGACGAGGCGAAAGCTGAATAA